In Rouxiella sp. WC2420, the following proteins share a genomic window:
- the speB gene encoding agmatinase, whose protein sequence is MSTLGHKFDNSLVSNAFGFLRFPVNFEPYDSDAEWVITGIPFDMATSGRSGSRLGPAAIRQVSVNLAWEGKRWPWDFDLRERLNVVDCGDVVYEFGDAQTLVDNLEEHADKLLAAGKRMLSFGGDHFVTLPLLRAHHRKFGKMALVHFDAHTDTYSNGSKFDHGTMFYHAPKEGLISAENSVQIGIRTEFDKDLGFTVLDAAQVNDRTVDDILAQVKQIVGDLPVYLSFDIDCLDPAHAPGTGTPVIGGLTSDRALKLVRGLKNLDLDIVGMDIVEVAPAYDQSDITALAAATLALEMLHVQADKKGA, encoded by the coding sequence ATGAGTACTTTGGGGCACAAGTTTGATAATTCGCTGGTTTCCAACGCTTTTGGGTTCCTGCGTTTCCCGGTGAATTTCGAGCCTTACGATAGCGATGCCGAGTGGGTAATTACCGGTATTCCTTTCGATATGGCGACTTCAGGCCGTTCTGGTTCGCGTCTTGGCCCGGCGGCTATCCGCCAGGTGTCAGTGAATCTGGCGTGGGAAGGCAAGCGCTGGCCGTGGGATTTCGACCTGCGCGAGCGTCTGAACGTAGTGGACTGCGGTGATGTGGTGTACGAATTCGGCGACGCACAAACTCTGGTCGATAACCTGGAAGAGCACGCGGACAAACTGCTGGCGGCTGGCAAGCGCATGCTGTCGTTCGGCGGTGACCACTTTGTCACTCTGCCACTGCTGCGCGCTCACCATCGCAAGTTCGGCAAGATGGCGCTGGTTCACTTTGATGCCCACACCGATACCTATTCCAACGGCAGCAAATTCGACCACGGCACCATGTTCTATCATGCACCGAAAGAAGGGCTGATTTCCGCTGAAAACTCGGTACAAATTGGTATCCGCACTGAGTTTGATAAAGATCTCGGCTTCACCGTGCTGGATGCTGCTCAGGTTAATGATCGCACCGTTGACGATATTCTTGCACAGGTTAAGCAAATCGTTGGCGATCTGCCGGTGTATCTGAGCTTTGATATTGACTGTCTGGACCCGGCTCACGCGCCTGGCACCGGCACTCCGGTTATCGGCGGCCTGACCTCCGATCGCGCCCTGAAACTGGTTCGCGGTCTGAAAAATCTGGACCTCGATATTGTCGGTATGGACATCGTGGAAGTTGCTCCGGCTTACGATCAGTCAGACATCACGGCATTGGCAGCGGCAACGCTGGCTCTTGAAATGCTGCACGTGCAGGCAGACAAGAAAGGCGCTTAA
- the tkt gene encoding transketolase, whose product MSSRKELANAIRALSMDAVQKANSGHPGAPMGMADIAEVLWRDYMNHNPTNPHWADRDRFVLSNGHGSMLIYSLLHLTGYDLPITELENFRQLHSKTPGHPEYGYTAGVETTTGPLGQGIANAVGFAIAERTLAAQFNREGHDIVNHHTYAFMGDGCMMEGISHEVCSLAGTMKLGKLTAFYDDNGISIDGHVEGWFTDDTAARFEAYNWHVIRHVDGHNPDAIKAAIEESHKVTDKPTLILCKTIIGFGSPNKAGTHEVHGAALGADEVAATRKAIGWNYPPFEIPQDIYAQWDAKEAGKAKEAAWNDKFAAYAKAHPELAKEFDRRVNGELPLNWETEAQKFIEGLQAKPANIASRKASQNTLEAFGKILPEFLGGSADLAPSNLTMWSGSKSIGDDNAGNYIHYGVREFGMTAITNGIALHGGFLPYSATFLMFVEYARNAVRMAALMKIRNVFVYTHDSIGLGEDGPTHQPVEQLASLRVTPNMSLWRPADQVESAVAWKYAIERNDGPTTLIFSRQNLTQQPRTAEQLANVARGGYILKDCEGTPEVILIATGSEVGITVEAADKLAAAGTKVRVVSLPSTDAFDKQDAAYRESVLPKAVSARVAVEAGIADYWYKYVGLNGAIVGMTTFGESAPAELLFKEFGFTVDNVVAKAQSLLK is encoded by the coding sequence ATGTCCTCTCGTAAAGAGCTTGCGAACGCTATCCGCGCACTCAGCATGGACGCCGTGCAGAAAGCAAATTCCGGCCACCCCGGTGCCCCAATGGGCATGGCCGACATCGCCGAAGTCCTGTGGCGCGATTATATGAACCACAACCCGACCAACCCGCACTGGGCTGACCGCGACCGCTTCGTGCTGTCAAACGGTCACGGCTCGATGCTGATTTACAGCCTGCTGCACCTCACCGGCTACGATTTGCCAATCACCGAGCTGGAAAACTTCCGTCAGCTGCACTCAAAAACTCCGGGTCACCCGGAGTACGGCTACACCGCTGGCGTTGAAACCACCACCGGCCCGCTGGGTCAGGGGATCGCCAACGCCGTCGGCTTCGCGATTGCCGAACGCACGCTGGCCGCGCAGTTCAACCGCGAAGGTCACGACATCGTTAACCACCACACCTACGCCTTTATGGGCGACGGCTGTATGATGGAAGGCATCTCCCACGAGGTTTGCTCGCTGGCCGGTACCATGAAACTCGGCAAATTGACCGCGTTTTATGACGACAACGGCATCTCCATCGACGGCCACGTAGAAGGCTGGTTCACCGATGACACCGCGGCACGTTTCGAAGCCTACAACTGGCACGTTATCCGCCACGTAGACGGCCACAACCCTGACGCTATCAAAGCCGCCATCGAAGAATCCCACAAGGTGACCGACAAGCCGACCCTGATCCTGTGCAAAACGATCATCGGTTTCGGTTCGCCAAACAAGGCCGGTACTCACGAAGTGCACGGCGCAGCGCTGGGCGCGGACGAAGTGGCCGCAACGCGTAAAGCGATTGGCTGGAACTATCCGCCGTTTGAAATCCCGCAAGATATCTACGCGCAGTGGGATGCCAAAGAGGCCGGTAAAGCGAAAGAAGCCGCCTGGAACGACAAGTTCGCGGCCTATGCCAAGGCTCACCCAGAGCTGGCCAAAGAGTTTGATCGTCGCGTCAACGGCGAGCTGCCGCTGAACTGGGAAACCGAGGCGCAGAAATTCATCGAAGGTTTGCAGGCCAAACCAGCAAACATCGCCAGCCGTAAAGCGTCGCAAAATACGCTGGAAGCGTTTGGTAAAATCCTGCCGGAATTCCTGGGCGGCTCCGCTGACCTGGCACCGAGCAACCTGACCATGTGGTCCGGCTCGAAGTCCATCGGCGACGACAATGCCGGTAACTACATTCACTACGGCGTGCGCGAATTCGGCATGACCGCGATAACCAACGGTATCGCGCTGCACGGCGGTTTCCTGCCGTATTCCGCAACTTTCCTGATGTTCGTGGAATATGCGCGCAACGCAGTACGCATGGCCGCGCTGATGAAAATCCGCAACGTGTTCGTGTACACCCACGACTCCATTGGTCTGGGCGAAGACGGCCCGACGCACCAGCCGGTCGAGCAGTTGGCCAGCCTGCGCGTGACCCCGAACATGAGCCTGTGGCGTCCGGCTGACCAGGTTGAGTCTGCGGTGGCGTGGAAATACGCTATCGAGCGCAACGACGGCCCGACCACGCTTATCTTCTCCCGTCAGAATCTAACCCAGCAACCGCGTACCGCCGAGCAGTTGGCCAACGTGGCGCGCGGCGGTTACATTCTTAAAGACTGTGAAGGCACGCCGGAGGTTATTCTGATCGCCACCGGTTCAGAAGTCGGCATCACCGTAGAAGCCGCCGACAAGCTGGCCGCAGCGGGCACCAAGGTGCGGGTGGTTTCACTGCCATCGACCGACGCCTTCGACAAGCAGGATGCGGCCTACCGCGAATCCGTGCTGCCGAAAGCGGTTTCCGCACGCGTTGCCGTGGAAGCCGGCATTGCAGACTACTGGTACAAATACGTGGGTCTGAACGGTGCTATCGTCGGCATGACCACCTTCGGTGAGTCTGCTCCGGCAGAGCTGCTGTTCAAAGAGTTCGGCTTCACCGTGGATAACGTCGTTGCCAAAGCACAGTCACTGTTGAAGTAA
- the epd gene encoding erythrose-4-phosphate dehydrogenase: MPIRIAINGFGRIGRSVLRALYESGRRAEISVVAINELASPEGMAHLLKYDSSHGRFAWDVRQEGDVLSVGDDTIRLLHQPDASLLPWGELSIDVVLDCTGVFGSREDGEAQLAAGAKKILFAHPGGHDLDATVVYGVNDHLLKREHRIVSNASCTTNCIIPIIKLLDDAFDIEFGTVTTIHSAMHDQPVIDAYHPDLRRTRAASQSIIPVDTKLSAGITRIMPKFCDRFEAISVRVPTINVTAIDLSVFVSKKVDVEQVNQLLQKASNGAFRGIVDYTELPLVSTDFNHDPHSAIVDGTQTRVSGQRLIKTLVWCDNEWGFANRMLDTTLAMSASGF, encoded by the coding sequence ATGCCAATACGTATCGCAATTAATGGCTTTGGTCGCATTGGCCGTAGCGTATTGCGCGCTTTATACGAATCTGGTCGCCGTGCAGAAATCAGCGTCGTGGCAATCAATGAGCTGGCCAGCCCCGAAGGGATGGCGCACCTGTTGAAGTATGACTCCAGCCATGGCCGCTTCGCCTGGGACGTGCGGCAGGAAGGCGATGTGCTTTCAGTCGGCGATGACACCATCCGTTTGCTGCACCAGCCCGATGCCAGCCTGTTACCTTGGGGTGAGCTGAGCATTGACGTGGTGCTCGACTGCACCGGCGTTTTCGGCAGTCGTGAAGATGGTGAAGCCCAACTTGCCGCCGGAGCAAAGAAGATCCTCTTCGCTCATCCCGGCGGGCACGATTTGGACGCCACCGTAGTTTATGGTGTGAATGACCATCTACTCAAACGCGAGCACCGCATCGTCTCCAACGCTTCCTGCACCACCAACTGTATTATTCCGATTATCAAACTTCTGGACGACGCGTTCGACATCGAATTTGGCACGGTCACCACCATCCACTCTGCGATGCATGACCAGCCGGTAATCGATGCTTATCATCCGGATTTACGCCGTACACGCGCAGCCAGCCAGTCAATTATTCCCGTTGATACCAAGCTGTCTGCCGGCATCACACGCATTATGCCGAAGTTCTGTGACCGCTTTGAAGCGATCTCGGTGCGTGTGCCAACCATCAACGTAACTGCTATCGATTTAAGCGTTTTTGTTTCCAAAAAAGTAGACGTTGAGCAGGTTAACCAGCTGCTGCAAAAGGCATCGAACGGTGCTTTTCGTGGTATTGTTGACTATACCGAACTACCATTAGTTTCTACTGATTTTAACCATGACCCGCACAGCGCCATCGTCGATGGCACCCAGACGCGGGTCAGTGGACAGCGCCTGATCAAAACTCTGGTCTGGTGCGACAATGAGTGGGGCTTTGCCAATAGGATGTTGGATACCACGTTGGCCATGTCCGCAAGCGGTTTCTAG
- the pgk gene encoding phosphoglycerate kinase — MSVIKMSSLDLAGKRVLIRADLNVPVKDGKVTSDARIRASLPTIETALKQGARVMVTSHLGRPTEGEYNEEFSLLPVVNYLKDKLGSKVRLAKDYLDGVDIAEGELVVLENVRFNKGEKKDDEALSKKYAALCDVYVMDAFGTAHRAQASTHGVGKFAPIACAGPLLSAELEALGKALGNPARPMVAIVGGSKVSTKLTVLDALSKIADQLIVGGGIANTFVAAQGHNVGKSLYEADLVGTAKKLLETCDIPVPTDVRVATEFSETATATLKSTSDIKDEEQILDMGDVSAQRLAEILKNAKTILWNGPVGVFEFPNFRKGTEIVAHAIADSDAFSIAGGGDTLAAIDLFGIADKISYISTGGGAFLEFVEGKELPAVVMLEERAKK; from the coding sequence ATGTCTGTAATTAAGATGAGCAGCCTGGATTTAGCAGGTAAGCGTGTACTGATCCGTGCGGATCTGAACGTGCCGGTTAAAGACGGTAAAGTGACGTCTGATGCACGTATTCGTGCCTCTTTGCCAACCATCGAAACGGCCCTGAAGCAGGGTGCGCGCGTGATGGTGACCTCGCATCTGGGTCGTCCTACCGAAGGCGAGTACAACGAAGAGTTTTCGCTGCTGCCGGTTGTTAACTACCTGAAAGACAAGCTCGGTTCAAAAGTTCGTCTGGCTAAAGATTACCTCGACGGCGTTGATATTGCTGAAGGCGAGTTGGTTGTTCTGGAAAACGTTCGCTTTAACAAAGGCGAAAAGAAAGACGACGAAGCGCTGTCTAAAAAATATGCTGCCCTCTGCGACGTTTACGTGATGGACGCTTTCGGCACCGCGCACCGCGCACAGGCCTCGACTCACGGCGTGGGCAAGTTTGCTCCAATCGCCTGTGCAGGCCCGCTGCTGTCTGCAGAGCTTGAAGCACTGGGCAAAGCGCTGGGTAACCCGGCTCGTCCAATGGTTGCAATTGTTGGTGGTTCAAAAGTTTCTACCAAACTGACCGTGCTTGACGCGCTGTCCAAAATTGCTGACCAGCTGATCGTCGGTGGTGGTATTGCCAACACCTTCGTGGCCGCTCAGGGTCATAACGTGGGTAAATCACTGTATGAAGCTGACCTGGTAGGCACTGCCAAAAAATTGCTGGAAACCTGCGATATTCCGGTTCCAACTGATGTGCGCGTAGCGACCGAATTCTCCGAGACCGCAACCGCAACGCTGAAATCAACCAGCGATATCAAAGACGAAGAGCAAATTCTGGATATGGGCGACGTGTCTGCACAGCGTCTGGCCGAGATCCTGAAAAACGCCAAAACCATTCTGTGGAATGGCCCGGTTGGCGTGTTCGAGTTCCCTAACTTCCGTAAAGGAACCGAAATCGTGGCGCACGCCATTGCCGATAGCGACGCATTCTCCATCGCAGGCGGCGGCGACACTCTGGCAGCAATCGACCTGTTCGGTATTGCTGACAAAATCTCCTACATCTCTACCGGTGGTGGCGCATTCCTCGAGTTCGTTGAAGGAAAAGAGCTGCCAGCCGTTGTGATGCTGGAAGAGCGTGCTAAAAAGTAA
- the fbaA gene encoding class II fructose-bisphosphate aldolase: MSKIFDFVKPGVITGDDVQKVFAVAKENAFALPAVNCVGTDSINAALEAAAKVKGPIIIQFSNGGAAFIAGKGLKTDVPQGGAILGAISGARHVHLMAEHYGVPVILHTDHCAKKLLPWIDGLLDEGEKHFKATGKPLFSSHMIDLSEEPLEENIEICSKYLARMAKIDMTLEIELGCTGGEEDGVDNSHMDASALYTQPEDVDYAYEKLNAISPRFTIAASFGNVHGVYKPGNVKLTPTILRDSQDYVSKKHNLPHNSLDFVFHGGSGSSAAEIKESISYGVIKMNIDTDTQWANWDGILQFYKKNEAYLQAQLGNPEGADKPNKKFYDPRVWLRSAQSSMVTRLEQAFEELNDVNTL; the protein is encoded by the coding sequence ATGTCTAAAATTTTTGATTTCGTAAAACCTGGTGTTATCACTGGTGATGACGTTCAGAAAGTATTCGCAGTAGCTAAAGAAAATGCGTTTGCTCTCCCTGCAGTTAACTGCGTAGGCACCGACTCTATCAACGCCGCTCTCGAAGCCGCTGCGAAAGTCAAAGGTCCTATCATTATTCAGTTCTCTAACGGCGGCGCTGCATTTATCGCGGGCAAAGGTTTGAAAACTGACGTTCCACAGGGCGGCGCGATTCTGGGCGCTATCTCAGGTGCGCGTCACGTTCACCTGATGGCTGAACACTATGGCGTGCCGGTTATCCTGCATACTGACCACTGTGCGAAGAAACTGCTGCCTTGGATTGACGGTCTGCTGGACGAAGGTGAAAAACACTTTAAAGCTACCGGTAAGCCACTGTTCTCATCTCACATGATCGACCTGTCAGAAGAGCCGCTGGAAGAAAACATCGAGATTTGCAGCAAGTATCTGGCGCGTATGGCCAAGATCGACATGACGCTGGAAATCGAACTGGGTTGCACTGGCGGTGAAGAAGACGGCGTTGATAACAGCCACATGGACGCATCTGCGCTGTACACTCAGCCAGAAGACGTTGATTACGCTTACGAAAAACTGAATGCAATCAGCCCACGCTTCACTATCGCGGCTTCATTCGGTAACGTTCACGGCGTTTACAAGCCAGGTAACGTTAAACTGACCCCAACTATCCTGCGTGATTCTCAGGATTACGTCAGCAAGAAACACAACCTGCCGCACAACTCCCTGGACTTCGTGTTCCACGGTGGTTCAGGTTCTTCAGCTGCCGAAATCAAAGAATCTATAAGCTACGGTGTTATCAAAATGAACATCGATACTGACACTCAGTGGGCTAACTGGGACGGTATCCTTCAGTTCTACAAAAAGAACGAAGCTTACCTGCAGGCGCAACTGGGTAACCCGGAAGGCGCAGACAAGCCGAACAAGAAATTCTACGATCCACGCGTATGGCTGCGTTCTGCACAGTCCTCTATGGTGACTCGTCTGGAACAGGCTTTCGAAGAGCTGAACGACGTTAACACTCTGTAA
- a CDS encoding transporter substrate-binding domain-containing protein → MKKLLPWVLLVAAGSASAESHLQTVMKQGTLNVCTTGDYKPYTFLKPDGSYEGIDVSMAESLAKSLGVKVNFVKSTWKTLTPDLVAGKCDIAMGGISVTLARQQQVFFAERMDVDGKIPLVRCTDVKKYQTLAQINKPTVRLIEPAGGTNEVFAHAFLPESNLTLSHDNAGIFQQLVDKRADVMITEASEALYQKKSHPSLCAVNPDKPMQYGEKSYMLPTDDISWKLYVDQWLHLARATGEYQKIVAGWM, encoded by the coding sequence ATGAAAAAGTTATTACCTTGGGTATTGCTGGTCGCCGCCGGGAGCGCCAGTGCAGAATCACATCTTCAAACTGTTATGAAACAAGGCACCTTAAACGTCTGTACCACCGGCGATTACAAGCCTTACACGTTTCTAAAACCTGATGGCAGCTATGAAGGTATAGATGTATCAATGGCCGAGTCATTGGCAAAAAGTCTGGGCGTGAAAGTTAATTTCGTGAAATCCACCTGGAAAACGCTGACACCGGACCTGGTTGCGGGCAAATGCGATATCGCGATGGGCGGCATTTCAGTTACGCTGGCGCGTCAGCAACAGGTGTTCTTTGCCGAAAGAATGGATGTTGATGGAAAAATCCCGTTGGTACGTTGTACTGACGTGAAAAAATATCAAACCCTCGCGCAAATTAATAAGCCAACGGTACGCTTGATTGAACCGGCAGGCGGCACCAATGAGGTGTTTGCACACGCCTTTTTGCCTGAAAGCAACCTAACGTTGTCGCACGATAATGCAGGCATCTTCCAACAACTGGTTGATAAAAGAGCCGATGTGATGATAACCGAGGCTTCCGAAGCGCTTTACCAGAAAAAATCGCACCCGTCCCTGTGTGCGGTAAATCCTGACAAGCCGATGCAGTATGGCGAGAAATCTTACATGCTGCCCACTGACGATATCAGCTGGAAGCTTTATGTTGACCAATGGCTACATCTTGCGCGGGCCACTGGCGAATATCAGAAAATTGTCGCAGGCTGGATGTAA
- a CDS encoding amino acid permease has protein sequence MDKLQKDGQLKRGLKNRHIQLIALGGAIGTGLFLGIAQTIKMAGPSVLLGYAIAGIIAFFIMRQLGEMVVQEPVAGSFSHFANKYWGSLAGFMSGWNYWVLYVLVSMAELTAVGIYVQYWWPEIPTWVSAAVFFIAINVINMSSVKIYGEVEFWFSIIKVAAIVGMIGFGAWLLASGHGGPEASVANLWQFGGFFPHGVKGLVMAMAVIMFSFGGLELIGITAAEADNPQKSIPKATNQVIYRILLFYVGALAVLLSLYPWQKVVTGGSPFVLIFHALDSNLVATLLNAVVLSAALSVYNSCVFSNSRMLFGLAKQGNAPAALLKVNGRGIPFNALSVSAITTALCVLLNYLMPGQVFEVLMSLVVAALVINWAMISITHLKFRRALHIAKQKTSFQSLGYPLTNLLCLLFLAAILIIMYMTPGMQISVWLIPVWLLVLLVGYQFKKKKNTTAAIKVA, from the coding sequence ATGGATAAGTTGCAGAAGGATGGTCAGCTGAAAAGAGGGTTAAAAAACCGCCATATACAGCTGATCGCTTTGGGTGGTGCTATCGGCACTGGTCTGTTCCTTGGTATCGCTCAGACGATAAAAATGGCCGGACCCTCAGTACTTTTGGGCTATGCGATTGCAGGGATTATCGCCTTCTTTATCATGCGTCAGCTCGGTGAAATGGTAGTTCAAGAGCCAGTAGCCGGATCGTTCAGCCATTTCGCCAACAAATATTGGGGCAGCCTGGCGGGCTTTATGTCTGGCTGGAACTATTGGGTGCTGTATGTGCTGGTCAGCATGGCGGAACTCACCGCAGTGGGCATTTATGTTCAGTATTGGTGGCCTGAGATCCCGACCTGGGTCTCGGCGGCGGTATTCTTTATCGCGATTAATGTCATCAACATGAGCAGCGTGAAAATTTACGGTGAAGTGGAATTCTGGTTTTCGATCATCAAAGTGGCGGCAATTGTCGGCATGATCGGTTTTGGTGCCTGGCTGTTGGCCAGCGGTCACGGCGGCCCGGAAGCCAGCGTGGCAAACCTGTGGCAATTCGGCGGCTTCTTCCCTCACGGCGTTAAAGGTCTGGTGATGGCGATGGCGGTGATCATGTTCTCGTTCGGCGGCCTGGAACTTATCGGCATCACCGCCGCCGAGGCCGACAATCCGCAGAAAAGCATTCCGAAAGCCACCAATCAGGTGATTTATCGCATTTTACTGTTTTACGTCGGCGCGCTGGCAGTGCTGCTTTCACTCTATCCATGGCAGAAAGTAGTCACCGGCGGCAGCCCATTTGTTCTGATTTTCCATGCGCTTGACAGCAATCTGGTGGCCACTCTGCTCAACGCCGTAGTACTTTCTGCCGCGCTTTCTGTTTATAACAGCTGCGTGTTTAGCAACAGCCGCATGTTGTTTGGTCTAGCTAAACAAGGCAATGCCCCTGCCGCCTTGCTCAAGGTTAACGGTCGCGGTATTCCATTCAATGCGTTGAGCGTTTCGGCAATCACCACCGCGCTATGCGTGCTGCTTAACTATTTGATGCCGGGTCAGGTATTTGAAGTACTGATGTCTCTGGTCGTGGCTGCGCTGGTGATTAACTGGGCGATGATCAGCATTACTCATCTGAAATTCCGTCGCGCGCTGCATATCGCAAAACAGAAAACCAGTTTCCAGAGCCTGGGTTATCCGCTGACTAACTTGCTCTGCCTGCTGTTCCTGGCCGCGATTCTGATCATTATGTATATGACGCCGGGCATGCAGATCTCAGTCTGGCTAATTCCTGTCTGGCTGCTGGTGCTGCTGGTCGGCTATCAGTTCAAGAAAAAGAAAAATACCACTGCGGCGATAAAAGTTGCCTAA
- a CDS encoding LacI family DNA-binding transcriptional regulator, which yields MNKPRSVTLEDVARHAGVSYQTVSRVLNQAAQVAEKTRIRVEAAMNELNYVPNRMAQQLAGKQSFTLGLASTNLALNAPSQGASAIKTRASQLGYHVVISMVEDLQLQSCRAAVNELIAQRVDGILINVPLETANALEVKQCCGNLPVLFLDVDPQADLLSILFDPSEGARQGLNHLLALGHRDIALLTGPLESVSARLRYQGWLGGLVEQQLTPFNVLHGDWSSASGYQLALTLLNQPQRPTAILVANDQMALGVLRAAHQCGIAVPQHLSVVGYDDTEDSAYFQPPLTTIAQDFRLSGRESVTRLVQMLENPSQANPGSLLLNTTLMERQTTSPPGERTDSAKSLALELKRIARQLEQL from the coding sequence TTGAATAAGCCAAGGTCAGTTACGCTCGAGGATGTCGCCCGCCACGCTGGTGTTTCTTATCAGACGGTTTCGCGCGTGCTGAATCAGGCGGCTCAGGTGGCTGAGAAAACGCGCATCCGGGTTGAAGCCGCAATGAATGAGCTGAACTATGTGCCGAACCGCATGGCGCAGCAGCTGGCAGGAAAGCAGAGTTTTACCCTCGGGCTGGCGAGTACTAATCTGGCCCTTAATGCGCCTTCCCAGGGGGCTTCGGCGATTAAAACCCGGGCCAGCCAGCTCGGTTATCACGTGGTGATATCGATGGTCGAAGATTTGCAGTTGCAGTCCTGCCGCGCGGCGGTAAACGAACTGATTGCCCAGCGCGTTGACGGCATTCTGATCAACGTGCCGCTGGAAACCGCTAACGCCCTTGAAGTGAAGCAGTGCTGCGGTAATCTGCCAGTGCTGTTTCTCGATGTTGATCCACAGGCTGATCTGCTGAGTATTCTGTTTGATCCAAGCGAAGGTGCGCGACAGGGGCTGAACCATCTGCTGGCGCTGGGCCATCGTGACATTGCCCTGTTGACCGGCCCGTTGGAGTCAGTATCTGCCCGCCTGCGCTATCAGGGCTGGCTTGGCGGACTGGTCGAACAGCAGCTTACACCTTTTAATGTGCTGCACGGTGACTGGAGCTCGGCTTCTGGCTATCAGTTGGCTCTGACTCTGCTTAACCAGCCGCAGCGGCCGACGGCGATTCTGGTCGCTAACGATCAGATGGCTCTCGGCGTGCTTCGAGCTGCGCATCAGTGCGGCATTGCGGTACCGCAGCATCTTTCGGTGGTTGGCTATGATGACACCGAAGACAGCGCCTATTTTCAACCTCCTTTAACTACTATCGCGCAAGACTTTCGCCTGAGCGGTCGCGAAAGTGTAACTCGTCTGGTGCAGATGCTGGAAAATCCATCGCAGGCCAATCCGGGATCACTGCTGCTTAATACCACTTTGATGGAACGTCAGACCACCTCGCCGCCGGGTGAGCGGACCGATTCCGCCAAGTCACTGGCGTTAGAGCTCAAACGAATCGCTCGTCAGCTGGAACAGCTTTAA